A single region of the Candidatus Sungiibacteriota bacterium genome encodes:
- a CDS encoding DUF4956 domain-containing protein has translation MPSMQNFYNLTSTELNAAVIVLNILLSFAAAAVIVGVYRKTHRGLSYSRSFVVTLMMVCTLGSVVMMVVQENLIGAFALLGAFSMIRFRTIVKDTKDVAYVFFALVEGVAIGTGNYAIAGIALTFIAIALLVVHRKRLGAAFRTGYLIMLQAGSAFDPIKLNELFRSLGVTYHVLHIKSSGEEMEYSLAVELAEGLGPERVVSSLSALPHVHSVDLMTGKESVEY, from the coding sequence ATGCCTTCGATGCAAAATTTCTACAACTTAACCTCCACTGAACTTAATGCCGCCGTAATTGTGCTGAATATTTTATTGTCTTTTGCAGCCGCAGCGGTGATTGTTGGGGTATATCGTAAAACCCACCGCGGACTTTCTTATTCGCGTTCTTTTGTAGTGACCCTGATGATGGTTTGTACTCTGGGCTCGGTAGTTATGATGGTGGTACAAGAGAATTTGATCGGTGCTTTTGCTCTGCTGGGTGCTTTTTCCATGATAAGATTTCGCACTATTGTAAAAGATACTAAAGACGTAGCTTATGTTTTTTTCGCTCTGGTAGAAGGAGTGGCCATTGGCACCGGCAATTATGCTATTGCCGGCATTGCCCTTACTTTTATTGCCATAGCACTTTTAGTGGTTCATCGTAAGCGTCTGGGTGCGGCCTTTCGGACAGGATACCTTATCATGCTTCAGGCCGGCAGCGCGTTTGATCCCATAAAGCTTAATGAACTTTTCCGATCGTTGGGTGTTACTTACCATGTGTTACATATAAAGTCTTCCGGTGAGGAGATGGAATATTCTTTGGCGGTTGAACTTGCCGAGGGCCTGGGTCCTGAAAGGGTTGTTTCTTCTCTTTCCGCACTTCCGCACGTTCACTCCGTTGATTTAATGACCGGCAAAGAGAGTGTGGAATACTAA
- a CDS encoding HAD hydrolase family protein, whose protein sequence is MNYKYPEDILARARNIKAVALDSDGVIFTGHVIEGKEGPLAKTRCHADGQGVSLLRAAGIPIVCVTGEHGQHAAFLERLVEKWNGLPSVASGKWLPIKIFSGVERLQKVAVVESWLASHRLNLGDCAALGDDLTDYDLLRHVGLAAAPAQAEDVVKKVVHFVTPRRGGHGAIRDLANFILDAKGVDVTSLLLR, encoded by the coding sequence ATGAATTATAAATATCCAGAGGACATTTTAGCCCGCGCCCGTAACATAAAGGCCGTGGCTTTGGACAGCGACGGAGTTATTTTTACAGGGCATGTGATTGAAGGAAAAGAAGGACCGTTGGCCAAGACACGTTGTCATGCTGATGGGCAAGGGGTTTCGCTGCTGCGCGCCGCGGGTATTCCTATTGTCTGCGTCACTGGAGAGCATGGACAGCATGCGGCTTTTTTAGAGCGGTTGGTGGAAAAGTGGAATGGCCTTCCTTCGGTAGCGTCCGGCAAATGGCTACCCATTAAAATTTTCAGCGGGGTGGAGCGTTTGCAAAAAGTAGCGGTTGTGGAATCGTGGCTTGCAAGTCACCGGCTGAATTTGGGTGATTGCGCTGCCCTCGGTGACGACCTTACTGATTACGATCTCCTGCGTCATGTGGGCCTTGCCGCTGCGCCTGCGCAGGCGGAAGATGTTGTTAAAAAAGTTGTTCATTTCGTAACTCCTCGTCGCGGTGGGCATGGAGCTATACGTGATCTGGCCAATTTTATACTGGATGCCAAAGGAGTTGACGTAACTTCGCTTCTTCTTCGCTAG
- a CDS encoding glycosyltransferase family 2 protein produces MDKIPCSVEILTRNSALTLERCLESVKDLAEIIILDGNSIDKTLEIAQRYGCRIYKQYDTDEPNVAIKDYSEVRNKGLRLASHDWFMFIDSDEYLSPEAVADIRSITTSPAPRVYAFWQPRKYVLDGKVVDCAMTYPNQQIRLFHRGWVKSFIKPVHERIELKEGVQVGIINGFEYVPLESLEHLKARWERYIPLERKIYEGAHTKKLLRLIKHQTRTLVSYTIRFLRNLFFCRGYRLPWSYEWLRIKFEIRLLSLIVKELF; encoded by the coding sequence ATGGACAAAATTCCTTGTTCCGTAGAAATTCTTACAAGAAATTCAGCGCTAACTCTGGAGCGCTGTTTGGAATCCGTGAAGGACCTTGCCGAGATTATTATTTTGGACGGTAACAGTATAGATAAAACACTCGAGATTGCACAGCGTTACGGTTGCAGAATTTATAAACAGTATGATACCGACGAGCCGAATGTCGCTATAAAAGATTATTCGGAAGTTCGTAATAAGGGGCTGCGTCTGGCAAGCCATGATTGGTTTATGTTTATTGATTCGGACGAATACCTCTCGCCTGAAGCGGTTGCCGATATTCGTTCTATTACGACTAGTCCCGCACCGCGCGTCTATGCCTTTTGGCAGCCGCGAAAATATGTTTTAGATGGAAAGGTGGTGGATTGTGCCATGACCTATCCCAATCAACAAATCCGGCTATTTCACCGCGGTTGGGTCAAGAGCTTTATAAAGCCGGTGCATGAGCGGATTGAACTAAAAGAAGGGGTTCAGGTTGGGATAATCAACGGATTTGAATATGTGCCATTGGAATCTTTGGAGCATCTTAAGGCGCGCTGGGAGCGTTATATTCCTCTAGAGAGAAAAATTTATGAGGGCGCTCATACCAAAAAGCTTTTACGACTGATCAAGCATCAGACAAGGACATTAGTTTCTTATACTATCAGATTTTTGCGGAATCTTTTTTTCTGCCGCGGCTATCGTCTGCCTTGGAGTTACGAGTGGTTGCGTATCAAGTTTGAGATTCGTCTCCTGTCTCTTATTGTCAAGGAACTATTTTAA
- a CDS encoding glycosyltransferase family 4 protein produces MRIIYISHWRFPSEKTMSPLIMKTCEGLARKGLGVELWVPWRQNRGFLQLDPFLHHGVERNFVIRRLPSLDLTGIFHGNLFFILMVATFNLSLFLYALFRVLGDDVVFYFHDVRDAALLKFWGRPMFLEIHDFYKSGRSQVNNWVFSAISGFIVTNRLKMKKLHQDFRVTEERMLHQPNAVDVGMFRIDVSREEARRSLNLPENSTIILYTGHLFDWKGVDTLFDAHQFLGEDEVVYFVGGTDEDIKNFRLKTLNLKSNNIIIVGRRPHKEIPLWQRAADVLVLPNSAKFPESKYETSPVKLFEYMASGRPIAASDLPSIRDIVDEELVFFFEPDNARSIADTVRYIEEHQEEAKKRGLAAQKEVEKYSWERRSDNIFNFMLSRL; encoded by the coding sequence ATGCGTATCATATATATTTCTCATTGGCGGTTCCCTTCCGAGAAAACCATGTCTCCCTTGATTATGAAAACCTGCGAGGGGCTGGCTCGCAAGGGTCTGGGGGTTGAACTCTGGGTCCCGTGGCGTCAAAACCGCGGCTTTTTGCAACTGGATCCGTTTTTGCATCACGGCGTAGAGCGCAATTTTGTAATCAGAAGATTGCCGTCTCTTGATCTTACGGGAATTTTTCACGGAAATTTATTTTTTATCTTGATGGTGGCAACTTTTAACCTGTCGCTTTTTTTGTATGCATTGTTTCGGGTTCTTGGGGATGATGTTGTTTTTTATTTTCACGATGTTCGGGACGCGGCGCTGCTTAAATTTTGGGGCAGACCCATGTTTTTAGAAATTCATGATTTCTATAAATCGGGAAGGAGTCAGGTTAATAATTGGGTTTTTTCTGCCATAAGTGGTTTTATCGTGACCAACCGCCTTAAGATGAAAAAACTCCACCAGGATTTTAGAGTTACCGAGGAGCGAATGCTGCATCAACCCAATGCCGTGGACGTGGGTATGTTTAGGATTGATGTTTCTCGTGAGGAAGCGCGCCGGAGCCTGAATTTACCGGAGAACTCCACCATAATTCTTTATACCGGTCATCTTTTTGACTGGAAGGGAGTGGATACTCTTTTTGATGCTCACCAGTTTCTGGGCGAGGATGAGGTAGTTTATTTTGTGGGAGGGACGGATGAAGATATTAAGAACTTTAGACTTAAAACTTTAAACTTAAAATCTAATAATATAATTATTGTAGGAAGAAGGCCGCATAAAGAAATTCCACTTTGGCAAAGGGCCGCGGATGTTTTAGTGTTGCCCAATAGCGCTAAATTTCCGGAATCAAAGTACGAAACCTCTCCGGTGAAGCTTTTTGAATATATGGCCTCTGGTCGCCCCATTGCCGCTTCCGACCTTCCCTCCATCCGCGATATAGTTGACGAAGAACTGGTATTCTTTTTTGAGCCGGACAATGCGAGGTCAATTGCGGATACCGTTCGTTATATAGAAGAGCACCAAGAAGAGGCAAAAAAGCGCGGACTGGCCGCCCAAAAAGAAGTGGAGAAGTATTCCTGGGAGCGGAGAAGTGATAATATTTTTAATTTCATGCTAAGTAGATTATGA
- a CDS encoding CDP-glycerol glycerophosphotransferase family protein, translated as MTKTIFITVGEASVAHHLLRGEFWRKLLAGRNFRIVLIVPPSKAEEYRKEFSGDNILVEALPSIPFSTLERLMLFLALNALRTSTVTLNQMRKYLTTQGLMRHIAFFLKRGLWFFLGRSRIFQKFLRTAETFLPPHPSVGQLFERYHPSLVFSTVAMFAQMDVPILREARRRMVQTIGITRGWDNFTNSGVMRVVPDILLVHSRFAGKTAQKYQFIPDQRTIRVGFPRNDWFLRKDLIDSRQDFLARLGIDPKKRVIFFGAMEYFWFPRDGEIARIFNNLVESGKLPQDLIMLFRPYPGSTGSMERIEGLRYVVPDISSFTKSAADVWEMREKETAHLMNSIFHSEMVVTVASTLGIDGIVLDKPAISVGFEAGPAPYWFSAGRFLDHWSHWQALLETGGFRRADTAEEFANAIRSYLKNPHLDFEGRERVREQFLEPYDGRVGERIARILLKKLYS; from the coding sequence ATGACCAAGACTATTTTTATTACCGTGGGAGAGGCCAGCGTGGCGCATCATCTTCTGCGCGGCGAATTTTGGAGGAAGCTTTTGGCAGGACGTAATTTTCGTATTGTCCTTATTGTGCCTCCGTCTAAAGCCGAAGAATACAGAAAAGAATTTAGCGGAGACAATATCTTGGTAGAGGCGCTTCCATCCATTCCTTTTTCTACTCTTGAGCGGCTGATGCTATTTTTGGCCCTCAATGCTCTGCGTACCAGTACCGTTACCTTGAATCAGATGCGTAAATACTTAACGACGCAGGGATTGATGCGGCATATTGCTTTTTTTCTAAAACGCGGTCTTTGGTTTTTTCTCGGACGCTCGCGTATTTTCCAAAAGTTTTTGCGCACGGCCGAAACCTTTTTGCCGCCGCATCCGAGTGTCGGACAGCTTTTTGAGCGTTACCATCCCAGTTTAGTTTTTTCCACGGTAGCCATGTTTGCCCAGATGGATGTTCCTATTTTGCGCGAAGCCAGACGCCGGATGGTTCAGACCATTGGTATTACGCGCGGCTGGGATAACTTTACCAATAGCGGTGTGATGAGGGTGGTGCCGGATATTTTATTGGTGCACAGCCGTTTTGCCGGCAAGACCGCGCAAAAATATCAATTTATCCCTGACCAACGCACAATCCGCGTTGGATTCCCCAGAAACGACTGGTTTTTAAGGAAGGACTTAATTGATAGCCGTCAGGATTTTTTGGCGCGTCTGGGCATTGATCCCAAAAAACGCGTTATATTTTTTGGCGCTATGGAATATTTCTGGTTTCCGCGCGATGGAGAAATTGCCCGTATTTTTAATAATCTGGTAGAGTCGGGAAAGCTTCCGCAAGATCTTATTATGCTCTTTCGTCCTTATCCCGGATCCACCGGTTCTATGGAAAGAATAGAGGGACTGCGTTATGTGGTGCCTGATATCAGTTCTTTTACCAAGTCAGCGGCTGATGTTTGGGAGATGCGGGAGAAAGAGACGGCGCATCTTATGAATTCTATTTTCCACAGCGAAATGGTGGTGACCGTTGCCTCCACTTTGGGTATTGACGGTATTGTTTTGGATAAACCCGCCATATCAGTGGGCTTTGAGGCCGGACCCGCGCCCTACTGGTTTTCGGCAGGACGGTTTTTGGACCATTGGTCGCATTGGCAAGCGTTGCTTGAAACCGGCGGTTTTCGTCGGGCTGATACTGCGGAGGAATTTGCAAATGCCATCAGATCTTATCTTAAAAATCCGCATCTGGACTTTGAGGGGAGGGAACGCGTCCGAGAACAATTTCTTGAGCCGTATGACGGAAGGGTGGGGGAAAGAATCGCGCGTATTTTGCTTAAGAAGCTGTATTCATGA
- a CDS encoding carbamoyltransferase → MRILSFKTGHDPAACLLEDGKIIAAVEEERFNRVKHAADFFPEKSIRYCLSTRNLTLDEVDYIVFARAKNFSTFLKVGWYFLMRPPRNFTELRYMFALVKVQVQGLFSALRGLASYKRIFEVMGVRARKVYSFDHHLCHAASAYYGSGFDEAAILCMDGKGEATSISMWYGKGGGLKLLKRYGIFNSLGYLYGSITDFLGFRINDGEYKVMGLAPYGKAVYEMDDVISVGDRGVRINTRYSLYPFSIRSLEARFPNINREYQEDTPPQPNTDIAATLQDRLEKATLYYVRELLLTAKSYKLKAESLCLAGGVALNVKMNKAIWESGLVKNMWIQPAAGDMGNVFGAAWLLYYQKTGRHPEPLRHLYLGPEYSQAEIEKSLARSGLNYKKSDDIADEVVNLLSQKKIVAWFQGRMEFGPRALGSRSVLADPRTAQMKDIINAKVKFREPFRPFCPSFLEGHGEEFLEHYMPSPYMVMSFSVKPEWREKITAVCHVDNTVRPQEVFHATNPLYAKMIEYFFQKTGVPVVLNTSLNVKGEPIVNTPEEAVLFFKKTDVDYLAIGPYLAKK, encoded by the coding sequence ATGCGTATACTAAGTTTTAAAACCGGACACGACCCTGCTGCCTGTCTTTTGGAGGACGGGAAAATCATTGCGGCGGTGGAGGAAGAGAGATTTAATCGGGTGAAGCATGCCGCCGATTTTTTCCCGGAAAAATCCATTCGCTACTGTCTTTCCACGCGTAATTTAACCCTGGACGAGGTGGATTATATTGTTTTTGCGCGTGCCAAAAACTTCTCCACGTTTCTTAAGGTGGGCTGGTATTTTTTAATGCGTCCACCACGGAATTTTACCGAACTTCGCTATATGTTCGCTTTAGTGAAGGTACAGGTACAGGGTTTATTCTCGGCACTACGAGGCTTAGCCTCGTATAAGCGGATTTTTGAAGTTATGGGGGTTAGAGCGCGGAAAGTTTATTCTTTTGACCACCATTTGTGCCATGCCGCTTCGGCCTATTATGGTTCCGGGTTTGATGAGGCAGCGATTTTATGTATGGATGGCAAGGGCGAGGCGACGTCCATCTCTATGTGGTACGGGAAGGGCGGAGGTCTTAAACTGCTTAAGCGCTACGGCATTTTTAATTCCCTCGGCTATCTTTACGGCTCCATCACCGATTTTTTGGGATTTCGTATAAATGATGGCGAATACAAAGTAATGGGGCTTGCGCCCTACGGAAAAGCTGTCTACGAGATGGATGACGTAATTTCAGTGGGCGATAGGGGCGTGAGAATTAACACCCGCTATTCGCTTTATCCTTTTTCCATCCGCAGCTTGGAGGCCCGATTTCCGAATATCAACAGAGAGTATCAGGAGGATACGCCGCCGCAGCCCAACACCGATATTGCCGCGACTTTGCAAGATCGTCTGGAAAAAGCGACGCTTTATTACGTACGGGAGCTTCTGCTGACAGCTAAAAGCTATAAGCTAAAAGCTGAAAGTTTATGTCTGGCCGGCGGCGTTGCTCTAAACGTCAAAATGAATAAAGCCATCTGGGAATCTGGGCTGGTAAAAAATATGTGGATACAGCCCGCAGCCGGAGATATGGGTAATGTTTTTGGAGCGGCTTGGCTTCTTTATTATCAAAAAACAGGCAGGCATCCGGAGCCGTTGCGGCATCTTTATCTTGGGCCAGAATATTCTCAAGCCGAAATAGAAAAGTCCCTTGCCAGAAGCGGTCTTAATTATAAAAAATCAGACGATATTGCGGATGAGGTTGTCAACCTTTTGTCGCAGAAGAAAATTGTGGCTTGGTTTCAGGGCAGGATGGAATTTGGTCCCCGCGCCTTGGGTTCTCGTTCCGTGCTCGCCGACCCGAGGACCGCCCAGATGAAGGATATAATTAACGCCAAAGTAAAATTCCGTGAACCCTTCCGTCCTTTTTGTCCTTCATTTTTGGAGGGACACGGGGAGGAGTTTCTGGAACATTATATGCCATCTCCTTATATGGTTATGTCTTTTTCCGTAAAGCCCGAATGGCGGGAAAAAATTACGGCAGTATGTCACGTAGATAATACTGTCCGGCCACAAGAAGTTTTTCACGCAACAAATCCTCTGTACGCAAAAATGATTGAGTATTTTTTCCAAAAGACCGGCGTGCCGGTTGTGCTTAATACCTCCCTAAACGTCAAAGGCGAGCCAATTGTAAATACTCCGGAAGAAGCTGTGTTGTTTTTCAAAAAGACAGACGTTGATTATTTAGCTATTGGTCCGTACCTTGCAAAAAAATAG
- a CDS encoding carbamoyltransferase, with translation MIKIVAIQDGHNASLAYMEEGEVKFAIQEERLTRIKNTAGFPELALQELLQRHQLHIRDVDIFVFTDALNTGGWKKGQGVEYLMQKHRNLFEERKLSPVSFLRTAQKSLVGFLPSPVFGILQERKRAEFLERRMKPLLDLGVSRSKIKFFDHHLCHAASAAYGWGLGEKLVVITSDGAGDNLSGSVSVLEGGVLKRLALIPVEDSIARLYALITYYLGMVPLEHEYKVMGLAPYAQDSRSARELCAYFKKFFLLNDDGLTYHRSPGIEATYKLGPRLTRDLKFYRFDHIAAGLQLFVEEFVTEWVHNILGTLKISNLALSGGLFMNVKLNKKIMELEGVKKLFVFPSCGDESNVFGGLYLAYQNLTGKVPQPLRHLYLGGDFSDKEVEKSIRSYAFRNAVEWERPENVERKIAELLAGRAVVARFDGKMEFGARALGNRSILADPREWGVVKEINRMIKSRDFWMPFAPSCIELDRYVENPKCVPAPFMILTFDVKEGKVDKLAAALHPYDNTCRPQEVSSDSNPSYFRIISEFERLTGEGIILNTSFNLHGHPIVYTPEDALHVFDNSGLRYLVLGPYLLKKK, from the coding sequence ATGATTAAAATTGTCGCCATACAAGACGGCCACAACGCCTCCCTTGCTTATATGGAAGAAGGCGAAGTGAAGTTTGCCATACAAGAGGAGCGACTTACGCGGATAAAAAATACAGCCGGTTTTCCGGAGCTTGCTTTGCAGGAGCTCCTGCAAAGGCACCAACTCCATATCCGGGATGTTGATATTTTTGTATTCACCGATGCGCTAAATACCGGAGGGTGGAAAAAGGGGCAAGGGGTGGAGTATCTGATGCAAAAACACAGAAATCTTTTTGAAGAAAGAAAACTGTCTCCTGTTTCCTTTTTGCGTACAGCCCAAAAGAGCTTAGTCGGCTTTCTTCCTTCTCCGGTTTTTGGGATTTTGCAGGAAAGGAAAAGGGCGGAGTTTTTAGAGCGCCGGATGAAACCCCTGTTGGATCTAGGGGTTTCTAGATCAAAAATTAAATTTTTTGATCATCACCTGTGCCATGCCGCATCAGCCGCTTACGGATGGGGTCTGGGGGAGAAGCTGGTGGTAATTACTTCTGACGGCGCCGGAGACAATTTGTCGGGCAGCGTCAGTGTTTTGGAGGGCGGAGTGCTGAAGCGTCTGGCCCTAATCCCCGTGGAAGATTCCATTGCGCGCCTTTATGCCCTGATTACCTATTATCTTGGCATGGTGCCGCTGGAGCATGAGTATAAAGTAATGGGTTTGGCGCCCTATGCGCAGGATTCACGCTCTGCCCGCGAGCTTTGCGCTTATTTTAAAAAATTTTTTCTGCTAAACGACGATGGTTTGACCTATCACAGGTCACCGGGAATTGAGGCAACGTATAAACTGGGGCCGCGTCTTACGCGCGACCTTAAGTTTTATCGTTTTGACCACATTGCAGCCGGTCTTCAGCTTTTTGTGGAAGAATTTGTGACGGAGTGGGTTCATAACATCCTGGGCACCCTAAAGATCAGCAATCTTGCTCTTTCCGGGGGTTTATTTATGAACGTCAAGCTCAATAAAAAAATAATGGAGCTTGAAGGGGTGAAAAAGCTTTTTGTATTCCCGTCCTGCGGGGACGAATCCAATGTTTTTGGCGGTCTTTATCTTGCTTATCAAAATTTGACCGGCAAGGTGCCGCAGCCCTTGCGGCATTTGTATCTTGGTGGAGATTTTTCGGATAAAGAGGTGGAGAAGTCCATACGCTCCTATGCTTTTCGAAACGCCGTAGAGTGGGAACGCCCGGAAAATGTGGAGAGAAAAATTGCGGAGCTTCTTGCCGGCCGCGCTGTAGTCGCGCGTTTTGACGGAAAAATGGAATTTGGGGCGCGGGCTTTGGGTAATCGTTCTATTCTTGCGGATCCTCGCGAGTGGGGGGTCGTTAAGGAAATTAATCGCATGATAAAATCACGGGATTTTTGGATGCCTTTTGCTCCGTCCTGTATTGAGCTTGATCGCTATGTTGAAAATCCCAAATGCGTTCCTGCGCCCTTCATGATTCTTACTTTTGACGTAAAAGAGGGGAAGGTGGATAAGCTTGCGGCGGCCCTTCATCCTTACGATAACACTTGCCGACCCCAGGAAGTGTCGTCAGATTCTAACCCGTCTTATTTTCGGATAATTTCTGAATTTGAGCGATTGACCGGAGAAGGGATTATCCTCAATACGTCTTTTAACCTTCACGGCCACCCCATAGTTTATACGCCGGAGGACGCACTGCACGTTTTTGATAATTCCGGGCTTCGCTATCTTGTCTTGGGCCCCTATCTTTTGAAGAAAAAATGA
- a CDS encoding glycosyltransferase family 4 protein, whose translation MRLLVVTQKVDKNDENLGFFHRWLEEFAKFTDGVRVIALQEGVHSLPKNVSVFTFGKRNSRIAKLWKFWELFSYHYARTDAVFFHMIPEYVMAAAPFLVSLKKPSGLWYVHKSVTPTLRWAERMVDWIFTASELSFRLPSLRVLYTGHAIDTGTFRPIPNSQFPVSSSGIRLLILGRISPVKDIETAIRACEVLKNTWQRAWTLSIVGGPLMPRDNDYLESLKKMVKEKQLEHYVSFHGSIPYNEVPSAYLDHDIFISMSTTGSMDKSVLEAMSSGLTIITANEAFKSLLPETYFLETRSPEFLAEHIKILADEPRPNLTLRRLVEEKHGLENTIQKIINAYTKF comes from the coding sequence ATGAGGCTACTGGTGGTAACTCAAAAAGTAGATAAAAATGACGAGAATCTCGGATTTTTTCACCGATGGCTGGAAGAGTTTGCCAAGTTCACGGATGGGGTACGAGTGATTGCCCTGCAAGAAGGAGTACACTCACTCCCCAAAAACGTTTCAGTCTTTACCTTCGGGAAAAGAAACTCAAGGATTGCAAAACTTTGGAAATTTTGGGAGCTTTTCTCGTATCACTACGCACGTACCGATGCGGTTTTTTTTCATATGATTCCAGAATACGTAATGGCGGCGGCCCCATTTCTTGTGTCACTAAAAAAGCCGAGCGGGCTATGGTATGTGCATAAAAGCGTTACCCCGACTCTAAGGTGGGCGGAACGTATGGTGGATTGGATTTTTACTGCTTCGGAGTTAAGTTTTCGTCTGCCCTCTCTAAGGGTCTTGTACACCGGACACGCGATTGATACGGGAACGTTCCGGCCAATTCCCAATTCCCAATTCCCAGTTTCCAGTTCTGGAATACGACTTTTGATTTTGGGCCGGATTTCACCGGTTAAAGATATTGAGACTGCCATTCGCGCCTGTGAAGTTTTAAAAAATACATGGCAGAGAGCTTGGACTCTTTCTATTGTTGGCGGTCCGCTTATGCCGCGTGATAATGACTATTTGGAGTCGCTTAAAAAGATGGTAAAAGAAAAACAACTAGAACACTACGTTAGCTTTCACGGTTCTATACCATACAACGAGGTTCCTTCGGCTTATCTTGATCACGATATTTTTATTTCTATGTCCACCACGGGGTCTATGGACAAATCGGTGCTGGAAGCTATGTCCTCTGGTCTTACGATTATTACGGCCAACGAAGCTTTCAAATCTCTGCTGCCAGAGACGTATTTCCTTGAGACCAGAAGTCCGGAGTTTCTGGCCGAGCACATAAAAATACTTGCGGATGAGCCTCGTCCCAATTTGACACTGCGCAGGTTGGTGGAAGAAAAGCATGGTTTAGAAAATACTATTCAGAAAATAATCAATGCGTATACTAAGTTTTAA
- a CDS encoding CDP-glycerol glycerophosphotransferase family protein, producing the protein MKTICICVKNTKLIQRYFLRSGLLEKLVSSGNVKVVLLVEKGFEKQYQEEFEGERVRVMGVRVGTGRPSFLFRICVLVSENVLVNFAAVRHQIYRSVRRGKSWFLLIPRLLLWRLVGFIPSRLTQRLVRRVVAKISVSSSLSPLFQEIKPDLVFATSLTEWTFDVPILLAARSYGATTAASVRMWTNLGPTSFLLFHPDHLILQNEFLKDMAVRFNFFPKNRIHVTGFPYFDWFKTDQSLPSREEFCRALGIDPRKRCILYADSGIGDLGRDLAFVELFGKLVQNGRLPKDLVMIFRPQPYYAGAAEALKELRSRRFDSVVVDFVNTTNLKYPDPTIDRGNINSFINAMRYSEMLITPGGAILLEAAVFKKPMVVTAFDAAPDVPYWKSFARFYDGTAFYWTDLITTGGVRAVSSPKEFERTISKYLKNPSLDEKGRECLRSRFLGPQDGRATELLAQVLLSLERA; encoded by the coding sequence ATGAAGACTATTTGTATTTGCGTAAAAAACACTAAGCTTATTCAGCGTTATTTTTTAAGAAGCGGGCTTCTGGAAAAACTTGTCTCAAGCGGAAATGTAAAGGTGGTGCTTCTGGTTGAGAAAGGATTTGAAAAACAATATCAGGAAGAATTTGAAGGGGAACGGGTAAGAGTTATGGGGGTGCGGGTGGGGACAGGACGCCCTTCTTTTTTATTTAGGATTTGCGTTTTGGTCTCCGAGAATGTTTTGGTTAATTTTGCAGCAGTGCGTCATCAGATTTACCGCAGCGTGCGTCGTGGCAAGTCTTGGTTTCTTCTTATACCGCGTCTTTTGTTGTGGCGCCTGGTGGGATTTATTCCTTCACGCCTCACCCAGCGACTTGTCAGGCGGGTGGTTGCCAAGATTTCAGTATCTTCATCTCTGTCCCCTCTTTTTCAGGAGATAAAACCAGATCTGGTATTTGCAACGTCGCTTACTGAATGGACTTTTGATGTTCCTATACTTCTTGCGGCCCGAAGTTACGGCGCAACAACAGCCGCTTCGGTACGTATGTGGACCAACCTTGGTCCGACTTCTTTTTTGCTTTTTCACCCCGACCATCTGATTTTACAGAATGAATTTTTAAAAGACATGGCAGTACGATTTAACTTTTTTCCGAAAAACAGAATTCATGTCACCGGATTTCCTTATTTTGACTGGTTTAAGACAGATCAGTCCCTGCCGTCGCGCGAGGAGTTTTGCAGGGCACTCGGAATTGACCCGCGAAAACGCTGTATCCTTTATGCCGATAGCGGCATTGGGGATCTGGGGCGCGATCTTGCTTTTGTAGAGCTTTTTGGAAAATTGGTCCAAAACGGACGCCTGCCCAAAGATTTGGTTATGATCTTCAGGCCCCAACCCTATTATGCCGGCGCGGCTGAAGCCCTAAAAGAGTTAAGGTCGCGTCGTTTTGATTCGGTGGTGGTTGATTTTGTAAATACCACCAATCTCAAATATCCTGACCCGACCATAGACCGGGGAAACATAAACAGTTTTATAAACGCCATGCGCTACAGCGAGATGCTGATAACACCCGGAGGCGCCATTCTGCTTGAGGCCGCAGTTTTTAAAAAACCCATGGTGGTTACTGCTTTTGATGCTGCGCCCGATGTTCCGTATTGGAAATCTTTTGCCCGTTTTTATGACGGTACGGCTTTTTATTGGACAGATCTTATCACAACGGGAGGAGTACGGGCGGTATCTTCCCCTAAAGAGTTTGAAAGAACAATTAGCAAGTATCTTAAAAACCCGTCTCTGGACGAGAAGGGGCGGGAATGTCTGCGTTCCCGCTTTTTGGGGCCGCAGGACGGAAGAGCCACAGAACTGTTGGCACAAGTTTTACTTTCTCTGGAGCGAGCTTGA